One segment of Paraburkholderia caribensis DNA contains the following:
- the parA gene encoding ParA family partition ATPase: protein MAAEIIAVTQQKGGVGKSTIAMHLGAAFHERGKRVLVVDADGQNTLIHWASASSDSESGIPFPVVNLSEAGSQIHREIKKFVADYDLIVVDCPPSITEKVSGVVLLAATVAVMPTSSSPADYWSSVGLVKLVQQAQVMNEDLRAVFLLNKTEEKRMLTRELKRALEELGFPLLRTQIPTREAYKQAMALGQTVLQMNDRGAKLAALEVRAFADEIATLLP from the coding sequence TTGGCAGCAGAAATCATCGCAGTGACACAGCAGAAAGGCGGAGTCGGTAAAAGTACGATTGCGATGCACCTGGGCGCCGCCTTCCATGAGAGAGGCAAGCGCGTCCTCGTCGTAGACGCCGATGGTCAAAACACCCTCATCCACTGGGCGAGCGCATCTTCGGATAGCGAGTCCGGCATTCCATTCCCCGTTGTCAATCTCTCCGAGGCCGGCTCGCAGATCCACCGCGAGATCAAGAAGTTCGTTGCGGACTACGACCTGATCGTCGTCGACTGCCCGCCGTCGATTACGGAAAAGGTCTCAGGCGTTGTCCTTCTCGCAGCAACGGTCGCCGTCATGCCGACGTCCTCATCGCCGGCTGATTACTGGTCGAGCGTGGGTCTCGTCAAGCTGGTGCAGCAGGCACAGGTCATGAACGAAGACCTCCGTGCCGTCTTTCTACTCAATAAGACCGAAGAGAAGCGAATGCTGACGCGTGAGTTGAAGCGAGCGTTGGAAGAACTCGGCTTCCCGCTTCTGCGCACCCAGATCCCCACGCGCGAAGCCTATAAACAGGCAATGGCACTTGGTCAGACAGTCTTGCAGATGAACGATCGTGGCGCGAAGCTCGCGGCTCTCGAAGTTCGCGCCTTTGCTGACGAGATCGCCACCCTGCTCCCCTGA
- the arsC gene encoding arsenate reductase (glutaredoxin) (This arsenate reductase requires both glutathione and glutaredoxin to convert arsenate to arsenite, after which the efflux transporter formed by ArsA and ArsB can extrude the arsenite from the cell, providing resistance.), translated as MITVYHNPRCSKSRGACELISDVYNPSNEPVEVVEYLRTPLSVAQLKELNGMLGCPVREMLRDSEAIYKELGLADASLTDDQLYEAIAANPILLQRPIVVRNGRAVIGRPPENVKALFHDLSE; from the coding sequence ATGATTACCGTCTATCACAACCCGCGCTGCTCGAAATCCCGTGGCGCATGCGAACTCATTAGCGACGTCTACAACCCGTCGAACGAACCTGTCGAGGTGGTCGAGTACCTTCGTACGCCACTGTCCGTGGCGCAGTTGAAGGAACTGAATGGAATGCTGGGGTGCCCCGTTCGTGAGATGCTCCGAGACTCAGAAGCCATCTATAAAGAACTGGGTCTGGCTGATGCCTCGTTGACCGACGATCAGTTATACGAAGCGATCGCTGCGAACCCGATCCTGCTTCAACGTCCTATCGTCGTTCGCAATGGACGTGCCGTAATCGGTCGGCCGCCGGAGAACGTCAAAGCGCTGTTTCACGATCTGTCGGAGTAG
- a CDS encoding sulfonate ABC transporter substrate-binding protein, protein MSQHSTFTRRAFLAGAGALLASAALPAFAQTHAKEIRIGYQKAASTLVLLKAHGTLEKRFAPLGVGVKWTEFPAGPQLLEGLNVGSIDFGYVGEAPPVIAQAAGANFVYTAYEIPTPQAEGILVHRDAPIQSVADLKGKRVALNKGSDVHWFLVAALQKAGVKYTDIQTVFLPPADARAAFERGAIDAWAVWDPFLEAAKRQSNARLLTDGAGIVSHHQFFLSARPFAQQNAELIDAVVAEVGKEGVWVRDHYAEAAAQLAPIQGLDASVVEASLRHYAHVYKPIDAGVLAEQQRIADAFTELRIIPTKIVTKEAVLGVKA, encoded by the coding sequence ATGTCTCAACATTCCACGTTCACACGCCGCGCATTCCTGGCAGGAGCCGGCGCACTCCTTGCATCGGCCGCTTTGCCCGCATTTGCGCAGACGCACGCAAAAGAAATCCGTATCGGTTATCAAAAGGCCGCAAGCACGCTGGTGTTGCTGAAAGCACATGGAACGCTGGAAAAGCGCTTCGCGCCGCTGGGTGTGGGAGTGAAATGGACAGAATTTCCGGCAGGCCCGCAATTGCTCGAAGGACTCAATGTCGGTTCCATCGATTTCGGCTATGTCGGAGAGGCGCCGCCTGTCATCGCACAGGCTGCTGGCGCCAACTTCGTGTACACCGCGTATGAGATTCCGACGCCGCAAGCCGAAGGCATTCTCGTCCATCGCGATGCACCGATCCAATCCGTTGCGGATCTGAAGGGAAAGCGGGTGGCGTTGAACAAGGGCTCAGACGTGCACTGGTTCCTGGTCGCCGCGCTTCAGAAAGCAGGTGTGAAATACACCGATATCCAAACTGTGTTCTTGCCGCCCGCTGACGCGCGCGCCGCATTCGAGCGCGGCGCAATCGATGCGTGGGCTGTCTGGGACCCCTTTCTCGAAGCTGCAAAACGCCAATCGAATGCCAGACTGTTGACCGACGGCGCGGGGATCGTCAGCCACCATCAGTTCTTCCTCAGCGCGCGCCCGTTTGCGCAGCAAAACGCTGAACTGATTGATGCCGTAGTTGCCGAGGTTGGCAAAGAGGGCGTCTGGGTCCGCGATCACTACGCCGAAGCGGCTGCACAACTCGCACCGATTCAGGGACTCGACGCCAGCGTGGTCGAAGCGAGCTTGCGACACTATGCGCACGTCTATAAGCCGATCGATGCAGGCGTGCTCGCCGAGCAGCAGAGAATCGCCGATGCGTTCACTGAGCTTCGCATCATCCCGACGAAGATCGTTACGAAGGAAGCCGTACTCGGCGTGAAGGCGTAA